One Oryza glaberrima chromosome 11, OglaRS2, whole genome shotgun sequence genomic region harbors:
- the LOC127754387 gene encoding uncharacterized protein LOC127754387 isoform X2 has translation MDPTDITFRLLEEITDGFSEERKIGQGAYGTVYKGEFRNGKEIAVKMLHNDTLGFDDKQFENEFQNLMRLEHPNIVRLVAYCYETQHKYAEYKGRIVFAAIIHRALCFEYLTGGSLENHLSDEFHGLDWPTRFKIIKGTCEGLKYLHEGLKPPIYHLDLKPGNILLDKNMVPKLADFGLSKLFTEEKTRVTQTPIGTVGYLPPEYIEKNVLSNKLDIFSLGVVILNVIAGPRGRSRSAEMSSQEFTDLVLGNWTVRLQATWNGSSLEAYRQQVKTCTEIALKCVEIDRHKRPNILDIVNKINETETMIGKLPISHGSEVRFVNDHREKPTSYSDEFITLESRLASHLNLSDTQVNQEAYHHNGSSFKEKEEDREVHQILPMENPDIPIDAHPTEPWILTGNIFGSVDILNCDTQETVNLLQSSFGPRASAAKLIARKQWLVVGYHDGFIRVYTYESPVQQVKRFKAHSWNITCLDVHPTEPYVLSVGLLDPIKMWDWNKGWECIRMFDMQGVLAHGIKFNPHDSYKFAAASVMNVQVWNFRSSRREFTLFGHGSAVSCFDYFTRGNQQYIITGSLDKTARIWDCKSRTCVQILIGHMDCVTCVCSHPDLPILLTGSNDETVRLWNSITFKLEGVLDFELGKVGAIVCLKGSKRVVIGHQAGLVITEIRNEQPGPSNRKYIFQKTN, from the exons ATGGACCCAACGGATATAACATTCCGATTGTTAGAAGAAATTACAGATGGATTCTCCGAGGAGCGAAAAATTGGTCAAGGTGCATATGGAACAGTTTATAAG GGAGAGTTTAGAAATGGAAAAGAGATTGCAGTGAAGATGCTTCATAATGATACTCTAGGATTTGACGATAAGCAATTCGAGAATGAATTTCAGAACCTCATGAGGCTCGAGCATCCAAATATTGTACGGCTAGTTGCCTACTGCTATGAAACACAACATAAATACGCAGAGTACAAAGGAAGAATAGTTTTTGCTGCAATAATACATAGAGCGCTCTGCTTCGAGTATTTAACCGGTGGAAGCCTTGAGAATCATCTTTCAG ACGAATTTCATGGTCTTGACTGGCCTACACGGTTCAAAATTATTAAAGGGACATGTGAGGGTTTAAAATATCTCCACGAGGGACTGAAGCCACCTATTTACCATTTGGATCTTAAACCGGGCAATATATTGCTGGACAAGAACATGGTGCCAAAACTTGCGGATTTTGGATTGTCCAAGCTCTTCACCGAAGAGAAAACAAGGGTCACACAAACTCCAATTGGGACAGT CGGATACCTGCCGCCAGAATACATAGAGAAGAATGTACTCTCAAACAAGCTAGACATATTCAGCTTGGGTGTTGTAATACTAAACGTAATTGCAGGACCTAGAGGGCGCTCTAGAAGTGCTGAAATGTCTTCCCAAGAATTTACTGATCTA GTACTAGGAAATTGGACAGTCAGGTTACAAGCAACATGGAATGGTTCCTCATTGGAAGCATATCGCCAACAGGTGAAGACGTGCACTGAAATAGCTCTGAAATGTGTGGAGATTGATAGACACAAAAGACCCAATATTTTGGATATCGTCAATAAGATTAATGAGACAGAAACTATGATTGGCAAG TTGCCGATAAGCCATGGCTCAGAGGTCCGGTTCGTCAACGACCACCGCGAGAAGCCAACCTCATACAGCGACGAGTTTATCACCCTTGAGAGCAGGTTGGCCAGCCATTTGAACTTAAGTGACACCCAAGTAAACCAAGAAGCTTATCACCATAACGGTTCTTCTttcaaagagaaagaagaggacCGAGAGGTGCATCAG ATCCTTCCAATGGAAAATCCTGACATTCCCATAGATGCGCATCCCACTGAGCCATG GATTTTGACAGGCAATATTTTTGGCTCAGTTGACATCCTGAACTGTGATACACAA GAAACAGTGAACCTGCTTCAAAGCTCATTTGGACCAAGAG CTAGCGCAGCCAAGTTGATTGCGCGGAAGCAATGGCTTGTGGTCGGATATCATGATGGTTTCATAAGAGTGTACACATACGAATCCCCTGTACAGCAAGTGAAGAGATTCAAAGCTCATTCATGGAACATAACCTGTTTGGACGTTCATCCAACTGAGCCTTATGTGCTGTCGGTCGGCTTGCTTGACCCAATTAAGATGTGGGACTGGAACAAGGGCTGGGAGTGCATTAGGATGTTTGACATGCAAGGTGTCCTAGCACATGGAATCAAATTTAACCCGCACGATTCATACAAATTTGCGGCTGCTTCCGTGATGAATGTACAG GTCTGGAATTTCCGTTCTTCCCGTCGTGAATTCACATTGTTTGGGCATGGATCTGCAGTGAGCTGTTTCGATTACTTCACTCGTGGAAATCAGCAATACATAATAACTGGTTCTTTGGACAAAACGGCTAGG ATCTGGGACTGCAAGAGCAGGACTTGTGTTCAAATACTCATAGGGCATATGGATTGTGTTACCTGTGTTTGTTCCCATCCAGACCTGCCAATCCTACTTACAGGTTCTAATGATGAGACAGTTCGTCTGTGGAACTCAATTACCTTCAA GCTTGAGGGTGTACTGGACTTTGAACTTGGAAAAGTCGGCGCTATAGTTTGTTTGAAGGGTTCAAAACG GGTTGTGATAGGTCATCAGGCTGGACTAGTAATTACTGAAATTCGTAATGAACAACCTGGTCCCAGCAACAG GAAATATATCTTTCAGAAGACCAATTGA
- the LOC127754387 gene encoding uncharacterized protein LOC127754387 isoform X1, producing MDPTDITFRLLEEITDGFSEERKIGQGAYGTVYKGEFRNGKEIAVKMLHNDTLGFDDKQFENEFQNLMRLEHPNIVRLVAYCYETQHKYAEYKGRIVFAAIIHRALCFEYLTGGSLENHLSDEFHGLDWPTRFKIIKGTCEGLKYLHEGLKPPIYHLDLKPGNILLDKNMVPKLADFGLSKLFTEEKTRVTQTPIGTVGYLPPEYIEKNVLSNKLDIFSLGVVILNVIAGPRGRSRSAEMSSQEFTDLVLGNWTVRLQATWNGSSLEAYRQQVKTCTEIALKCVEIDRHKRPNILDIVNKINETETMIGKLPISHGSEVRFVNDHREKPTSYSDEFITLESRLASHLNLSDTQVNQEAYHHNGSSFKEKEEDREVHQILPMENPDIPIDAHPTEPWILTGNIFGSVDILNCDTQVGPHICPQETVNLLQSSFGPRASAAKLIARKQWLVVGYHDGFIRVYTYESPVQQVKRFKAHSWNITCLDVHPTEPYVLSVGLLDPIKMWDWNKGWECIRMFDMQGVLAHGIKFNPHDSYKFAAASVMNVQVWNFRSSRREFTLFGHGSAVSCFDYFTRGNQQYIITGSLDKTARIWDCKSRTCVQILIGHMDCVTCVCSHPDLPILLTGSNDETVRLWNSITFKLEGVLDFELGKVGAIVCLKGSKRVVIGHQAGLVITEIRNEQPGPSNRKYIFQKTN from the exons ATGGACCCAACGGATATAACATTCCGATTGTTAGAAGAAATTACAGATGGATTCTCCGAGGAGCGAAAAATTGGTCAAGGTGCATATGGAACAGTTTATAAG GGAGAGTTTAGAAATGGAAAAGAGATTGCAGTGAAGATGCTTCATAATGATACTCTAGGATTTGACGATAAGCAATTCGAGAATGAATTTCAGAACCTCATGAGGCTCGAGCATCCAAATATTGTACGGCTAGTTGCCTACTGCTATGAAACACAACATAAATACGCAGAGTACAAAGGAAGAATAGTTTTTGCTGCAATAATACATAGAGCGCTCTGCTTCGAGTATTTAACCGGTGGAAGCCTTGAGAATCATCTTTCAG ACGAATTTCATGGTCTTGACTGGCCTACACGGTTCAAAATTATTAAAGGGACATGTGAGGGTTTAAAATATCTCCACGAGGGACTGAAGCCACCTATTTACCATTTGGATCTTAAACCGGGCAATATATTGCTGGACAAGAACATGGTGCCAAAACTTGCGGATTTTGGATTGTCCAAGCTCTTCACCGAAGAGAAAACAAGGGTCACACAAACTCCAATTGGGACAGT CGGATACCTGCCGCCAGAATACATAGAGAAGAATGTACTCTCAAACAAGCTAGACATATTCAGCTTGGGTGTTGTAATACTAAACGTAATTGCAGGACCTAGAGGGCGCTCTAGAAGTGCTGAAATGTCTTCCCAAGAATTTACTGATCTA GTACTAGGAAATTGGACAGTCAGGTTACAAGCAACATGGAATGGTTCCTCATTGGAAGCATATCGCCAACAGGTGAAGACGTGCACTGAAATAGCTCTGAAATGTGTGGAGATTGATAGACACAAAAGACCCAATATTTTGGATATCGTCAATAAGATTAATGAGACAGAAACTATGATTGGCAAG TTGCCGATAAGCCATGGCTCAGAGGTCCGGTTCGTCAACGACCACCGCGAGAAGCCAACCTCATACAGCGACGAGTTTATCACCCTTGAGAGCAGGTTGGCCAGCCATTTGAACTTAAGTGACACCCAAGTAAACCAAGAAGCTTATCACCATAACGGTTCTTCTttcaaagagaaagaagaggacCGAGAGGTGCATCAG ATCCTTCCAATGGAAAATCCTGACATTCCCATAGATGCGCATCCCACTGAGCCATG GATTTTGACAGGCAATATTTTTGGCTCAGTTGACATCCTGAACTGTGATACACAA GTTGGTCCACATATTTGTCCACAGGAAACAGTGAACCTGCTTCAAAGCTCATTTGGACCAAGAG CTAGCGCAGCCAAGTTGATTGCGCGGAAGCAATGGCTTGTGGTCGGATATCATGATGGTTTCATAAGAGTGTACACATACGAATCCCCTGTACAGCAAGTGAAGAGATTCAAAGCTCATTCATGGAACATAACCTGTTTGGACGTTCATCCAACTGAGCCTTATGTGCTGTCGGTCGGCTTGCTTGACCCAATTAAGATGTGGGACTGGAACAAGGGCTGGGAGTGCATTAGGATGTTTGACATGCAAGGTGTCCTAGCACATGGAATCAAATTTAACCCGCACGATTCATACAAATTTGCGGCTGCTTCCGTGATGAATGTACAG GTCTGGAATTTCCGTTCTTCCCGTCGTGAATTCACATTGTTTGGGCATGGATCTGCAGTGAGCTGTTTCGATTACTTCACTCGTGGAAATCAGCAATACATAATAACTGGTTCTTTGGACAAAACGGCTAGG ATCTGGGACTGCAAGAGCAGGACTTGTGTTCAAATACTCATAGGGCATATGGATTGTGTTACCTGTGTTTGTTCCCATCCAGACCTGCCAATCCTACTTACAGGTTCTAATGATGAGACAGTTCGTCTGTGGAACTCAATTACCTTCAA GCTTGAGGGTGTACTGGACTTTGAACTTGGAAAAGTCGGCGCTATAGTTTGTTTGAAGGGTTCAAAACG GGTTGTGATAGGTCATCAGGCTGGACTAGTAATTACTGAAATTCGTAATGAACAACCTGGTCCCAGCAACAG GAAATATATCTTTCAGAAGACCAATTGA